The following is a genomic window from Phaseolus vulgaris cultivar G19833 chromosome 6, P. vulgaris v2.0, whole genome shotgun sequence.
TGAATCTGATCCATCTTTCCttgtttttagatttttatattAGAATTTCAAGATGTTAATTAATGTgaacatgttttttttacttgttaGATGTAATTtgatatttgtttgtgttaatgtATGTTAATGCGTAGCACTGTTTGATGGATGTGATGATTATTTCCCCATGTGATCGACGCTGAACATACTGTGCGATTTTTCTCTTTTGAGAAACCAAGCCAATGAATCTGATCCATCTTTCCttgtttttagatttttatattAGAATTTCAAGATGTTAATTAATGTgaacatgttttttttacttgttaGATGTAATTtgatatttgtttgtgttaatgtATGTTAATGCGTAGCACTGTTTGATGGATGTGATGATTATTTCCCCATGTGATCGACGCTGAACATACTGTGCGATTTTTCTCTTTTGAGAAACCAAGCCAATTAATCTGATCCATCTTTGCATGTTTTTAGATGCTTATCTTTGAATTGATATTTGTTTTTGAAGTGGTGGCATTTGTCTTTTTCTTGTGCCGTTATGTAAGCGCATTGTGTTGTTGAATTTTAATTCATGTTTGTTTTGAATATCGTAGCATTTATTGGAAATTTCATGGGTAGTATAATTCATTATTAATTCAACTAatgcaaaataaaattatggGCTGATTGCATGATGGATGTGATGATTATTTCCCCATGTGATCGACGCTGAACATACTGTGCGATTTTTCTCTCTTGAGAATCCAAGCCAATTAATCTGATCCatctttgcatgtttttaaATAGTGGAAGCCATTGTCTTTTTTATGTGTAGTTGTGCAAGAGTCTTGTGTTGTTgaattttaattcatatttgTTTTCGTAGTTCTAGCAATTATTAGAAACTTCATGtgattatataattcattattaaatcaaataatgaaaatatgaCTCAAAAATGAAACTATGGGCTGATTGCACGATGGAAGTGATGATTATTTCCCCAGATGAACGACGCTGAACATACTGTGCGATTTTTCTCTTTAGAGAAACCAAGCCAATTCATCTGATCcatctttgcatgtttttgaaTGCTCGTCTTAGATTTGATGTTTGTTAAGTGGTAGCATTTGTTTTTTTCATTTACCGTTATTCAATATCTTTGTgttgaattttaattaatttctgtTTTTGAAGTCGTAGCTTTTGTCTTTGAACAAATATTGCAAGCTTcatggattatataattcataataaaatcaattaatgAAATTACGGACTGATTGCAAGATGGAAGTGATGATTATTTCCCCAGATGATCGAAGCTGAATATACTGTGCGATTTTTCTCTTTAGAGAAACCAAGCCAATATATCTGATCCATCTTTGCATATTTATatttgattgtttgttttgttagTGTATGTTCTTGAGTAAGTACTAGGGTTTGTGAATACATTTGTGATTAAGTTGGAGAAGTGATCAAGGGGGGTATAACATTACGTATTTACGTATTTGGATATTCCCATTTGTTCTAAGAATTATTCTCCAGATAACAAATAGCAGGAGTTTAATGCTTGTGCCGCATTGCATGTGGACTGCAAGTTTGGCTCTTCTGTTACATATTCTTATTTCTCATGTTCTTCTGTTAAATTCCTGTTTGTTTATGTTGATTTGCTTGTGGATTTTAAGTTTGGCAAAAAAAAGTCTATGTTAAGCGAATACACATTCTATgagaaaataatttcttttgagGTACACCCTAAGAAGATTTAAATAAGCTGTTTGGTATGTCGGATCAAGCTTGGATTCACTATACAAGTTCGACGGATTATAGaatttgaatatataaaaagcacagaaaaaaaaattaaaaatcatttcttAAATGATgcataattaaaagaattacaagaaaaaaagcTTTGAAGATGATTGAAGTAAAATTCTATACTGACTAAACTCTAAATTCTAAATCTGTTGGATCAAGCTTGGATTAAGTATACAAGTTCGACGAATTATAGaatttgaatatataaaaagaacagaaaagaaattaaaataattatttcttaaaagTTGCATAACTAAAAGagttataagaaaaaaagaattgaaGATAAAGGAAGAAAAATTCTATCCTGTTCTCATTACTGACTACTTAAGGGAAAGTAGAACAAGTTACCTAAGAAATTATGAATAGAACTTTTAACTCTTATTCTTGACCATTCATAAGTTACATAAGAAATTGGAGCATGAAAGTAAAATAGGTGTTTCTGCGTGCCATAATAACACGCCTTTATTGCAAAATTAAAATACTCCCAAGCAATTTTCACTTGACAcataaattaaatgatatgatGAAGTATCAAGTCAAAATTGATGGGGATGATATAATTGTAAACTATATAATAAATTGTCTGATCTTTAAATCAGTGAACCATATTCTTTAACTTCTTCCAAGCTGGCCTGCTTGAAATTTTCTCCCACCAAGCATTGACATTCTTCCTCTGGGTGACCAAGTGGCCAAGTTTTGCTTCCTCAATAAGATGTCCAAGCCCTGGAAGGTGGCTGAGATCAGCCAAAGAGAAATGATCTCCTGCAAGATATGTGCTTTCAGAGAGCCTACTTTCATACACATCAAGGACCTTCCCTATATCTTCTTCACCTTTTTTTGCTAAGGCCAAATCCCCAACTTTTCCCATCTTTGGTAGGATCACAAGTTGAAGCATTATAGAGAAGCACAAATTATTGAAGTTGTGTGCTTCTACTTCTAGCCACTGCTCAACCAAGGCCCTTTCCTCCAAGGTTTTACCCAATAGTTCAGTACCACGATCTGCATATTTTGTTGCATAGTACCTTATAATAGCTCTTGACTCTGCATAAACAACACAACATAAATAAGGTTGTGCTGATCACACGGTAACAAAATATTCCTACATCGGTTTCTGTGATGTTACTTTGTCAGATTGAACTACTTCATAGCacatagttaatttttttatcaatagcTATGAAGAAATGGATGATgactaaatattttttggaagatCATTAAAAAAGGAATAACATAAAAGGTTTAACCCAAAGTATTTGATTGAATTACCAAAGAGCCTGAAATCTCCATCTTCCACAACCGGAACTTGACCAAAGGGCTGCAACAATTTCAATCCCCCTTAGTTATCAAGGCCAAGTAACATATAAACTAAACtctaaatattttatgaaatataGTCAGGTTTAATTGGAACTTCGTTTTTATAAAATTCACTGTATTAAAATTTGGATTATAAATATGTTTCTGACAAAGTAATTTCTTTATTATGATCCAGTTCATccatacataaatttatttaatctatttattatcaaaataaataaataaaatatattgctCAAAGCCATCCGTTTAATTTTATAGATGGTTAAGGTTcatccattatttttttttatcaaaatttacccttttaaaaaaatttaaaatatgttacatatattattttgaattttttaatgcaATTTTAAAACTGCATTTTAGAGATGTTATTATTTAGTAGATCGGACAAATTCggaatttttattaaaattttaaggaATTAATATATGTGTTTTATCTTATTAACTTATATTCGGACTCGTCCCACACACATATTTTTATAGGGAGTTTaatattcattaataaaaaaaattatattatatgaaaatatcatatagtaatatataaaaaatatcataaaactaaatatattaattttgttaggAGTAAAATAACTTGAATGTATACATGTATCTTATGTTATGAAACATATACACTTTAACTTTAATTGTTTAACTTGTTCTTTTTTTGGTTATTTACGTTTAATTCCTTTGTATTATGTTATAAATCGGAGAAAATctaaattttgattaaaaaattatttaaaataaagtaatatatGTGTTTTATCTTATTAACTATAATttagaagaaaatgaaaagttgaaagtgtgtgtgaaaaaagGTAGTATGAGTGAACCTGTAGGAGAAGGAATTGAGGTGTCTTTTGTTGTCCTTGTTGAAGATCAATGTGCACAAGTTGAAATTCTACTCCTTTCTCCAAGAGGCACACCATCACTCTTTGAGGGCATGCTGCCCTTGCTTCACCATACACCTTCACCACCATCATTCAACTTTCTATACTCAAATGCACCAATCTTACTTATTTCTTGCTGCCACtgcaataatatatatatacacattggGAAACTATAACTATAGTTATAGCTACAAATGCCACTTCATTTATTGCTTTCTTTCTGCACTTAACTTTCCACCAACTGCATGCTGCAACCAACTGCATGCTGCAACCAGCAGCACGGGGGTTGCCACGTGACTACTTCTTCCTCCCCTTTCATGCAAATCTTCTTTCACCCTCTAACCCTAATTCTAATTATAACCTCTCCTTTAAGCAACATTTTAATACACCTGTCCAACTTTAGTATTTATCACTAATTTAATTACACTCCTAATTTTGGAGACAGACAgattttaattacatttttcattttcaaaatatagGATTAGACTCTTTTTTctgtaataaataatatataatggtATAGTTTAGTTTATATTTGTTAGTATAAAAACATTCGTCCATAAATCCCAACCAAATTAATTAgaatttgttttatatataaattttctatattttttccAATACGAACCAACCTTAAAATAATCGTTTTTAACTTTTagatgaatatttttatatatttttcattgttttattatattgtgTAGAGTGTAGATTCAAAAAGATTGGGTGTAGAAAAAAATTTCCTGAATTAAGTTGACCGAAAAGGGATCTAATACCTggatgtaatttaattttaaaatgtaaatcgAAACGTTGGGCTGAATGTTTTTGGACCCAAGAAACATGGCTGTTTTCCTTTTGTGAGTTTCTTTCTGTACCCTACATTTTAAATCTTGCACccttataaaaacaaaaatccaCAATAAAAACGGAACTATATatctgaaaacaaaaaaaaaaaattacttacctTATTCTCCAGAGAACTGTCAAGAGAAACTACTGAACCACCACCAAGTCGTCGGAGACATCATCGATCACCACGAAGAGAAACATCTTCCTGTGCCAAGAGATGGAGTAGTGTCACCGTTGAGAGAGCAATGCAGTCTCTCTGGGTGCAATCTGtgtgcaaaggaagaagaaatggTAGAATGTGGGTGTTGTATGCATTTTAGAgtgtttcaaaaatattaagGATAGGTTTCTACATTGTGGGTatgcagaaagaaaaatgtacgtgtgcaagaagaaacttccttttctttttgtagtttcttggCTGACCCAAATTTTCTTGAGCCTAGAAACTATCTTGTTGGTGATATTCACAACGTTGTTTTTTCTCTTCACATTACAcggattttttttgtaaattttcttAACGATTATCCTTTGAAAATTACTCAAATTAGTTTTTATCATAAAGCTCATAGTAATATACAGTTAGTTTTCTTTATAtatctaatataaatatattcaataaaaactagtttcttttgtaaactaaaagaaaaatcaacTGGTTTCTTctgtaaagtaaaaaaaaaaatcatataaatctAATAGAATATGTTAGGATAGATTCtaatatcatttaaaaaaaaataataattgaaccTCACAAATCACTTATATACTTtagtttaattatatatttttaattaatgtaagATTTGAAACTCCatgaaagaagaaagaatgacAGTACAAAATTGAAAggtctaaaaaaataaagaagatcaATACTTATGAAAGAGAAAGCAAGAAAGTTTTTGAAGATGACGAGGTGGAGCCAAGGGAGTCTAGAAGGTGGTTGAAGGATGATGGTGGTTGTGTGAAGAGAGAAGTGAAAAACAAATTGTATATTGAAACATAAATTCTTAATAGAAACAAATCAACCTTCAGTCACACTTAATTTTTCAactaaattactttaaaataagTCCTAAAAAATTTCAACATTCCCTTTCTTGTACGTTAGGGAGGCAGCTTTTGTTAATGCAGTGGGCATCATATTAAGTAAAGAACAAACATGTTAAAAGCACATAATTTTTTCCATAAAGATGCCGGCTACATGCTTGTTAAAATGACAAAAGTTAAAAGGCAAGGACAAAGTTGACAAACATTAGGCTTTTGTAACTAAAGTGAGAACAATGTGAAAACAATATCCTGAAGAACAGAAACgagtgaaatttgaaaattctcCCAAAGAATATTAGCATTGGGTTCTGTCTTAGAAGGAAGGCTGAGTCCAAATTACGATACATTGTTTTCATGTTAAAAGTCATTTAATGCTTCCACCATTTCCACCATTCCACCATCAAAGGTTTAATATATACAGTTGAGAGATGTGACTTGTGTTGTATTAGAAAACTACTATTCTTTCATTCTAAGTCTCATATTTCTCCAGATATTTctgactgcgtcttctgcaacTTGGAAAACTATCTTTATGCTGTCTTCAATGAAGGTCAAGAAAATCTCCTCAGACTTCTAACATCTATTATATGTTTACAACTTCTaatctaataatttaaataattttataatttcaatctCTCTTTAATTACCTATCACACGATAATAtacttattatttaaaaaattaagtaatttaaattatttaataaaacgTTTAGTATTGTTATCTCATATttaagaaatatataattattatgcaTAAAGTATATTCCTTCAATTTGATACTGTTCCCGCAATTGACGTTTTCGTACAAACAATTGACTCGTGTCGTTTTCGTGATTTGTTGTAGTTTGAGaaatttataattcattttaCGAAAATACTTAATTTAATACCAATATTGTAATAGTTTTCTTTAATGTGATACAACTTGTGTCATTTAATATTGACACTAAGAGTAATAgtttaatgaatttttaattGAGTTGTATAGTTGATTGATTGGATTTGGTAAATGTATTAGATTAATGAATTATgacttaaattaataatttgttaCATGTGTTAATAGTATGAAACAAATATGCCTAGTTGTTAGAtagttttattttcttgaaCATAATTAAGATATAGAAATatctattaaaataatttaattctgTAAACGAACCTCGTTTATTTTTAGGGATGAATTATATTGACTCTCGAATGCAGATATTTGGTTAAAAAACCTAAATGGTATCaattagaataaattttaatatacaatatatatttttaaatgtgcAGCCATGTATGATTTAAGGATGTTACTGTActaattattcattattttttatttataaaaactattttatttaatgttaaaatcctattttcttttattattgcATATAATTCgattatttctaaaaatattattaaattcgctataaaaaaatgttcctaaaacaaaggataaaaaatcactaattaagttgttttaaattttcatttaatgagttattattattgtaacgATTCTACTGTAATTAACATAAATAGTTATAATagcataaatattatatatatatatatatataattcattcacataaattataaatacatacaataattcaaaaataaaatcattaattatttttattattattattatacaaatcaaatatataaaaattgagaaaaaaaattcaaataagaaCTGTTGTACTCTTTCTATTACTAGTATGCAGAGttgattatttattaatattattatatgttctcatatttttcgtgaaggaaatacGTATATtaataagttgactaatttggATATTCATATaatcattttaatatataatagactttcatctagtcttttctaaaattgtttatgaataagtataatCTACTtatatatcgtttttgttaacgtTTGGGTTTTGGTATAGTCCATCCATATTTTTGTCCtcataaaacaaatattattaaaaaaatatacaaaaatataggGGACTATATCAAAAtacatatgttaacaaaaacgatacataagtagactatatatatctattcataaagaatcttaataacagactagatggtagcatattataccaataaaaagattttttatcaataaatcctaaattagccaaattatcagcacacgcatttccttcacgaaaaatatgagtaatcataaacctaattttctcacagtaattaagataggtatttcatcgattacgaaacataaaaaaaaatattagtccTAGCAATAAACGCAACCCAAACCAAAAGAGAATCACATTCCAACCAAACATTAAGAAACTTGAACTTTAAAAAATAGAGAGAAAGTTTTATTAAATTCTCTCATACTCTCACGGAAAATACCTCAACAATCAACAAGtaacaaaatcatgaataataaATCTTAATTTCATaggatattttaaatttcaatgtaTTTAGAAActcaataaataatattataatttttaacaacGTGAAAGAatatatatcatattttaataaaactaaatgtgagaaattaaaataatctatACATTTTTTACATGTAAAAACCTTTGAATGATTAATTGAGATATtgtttatataactatatatttgaatgattaatttataacaaattagataaagaaataaatcaaattaataatacaatatataaaataataagtcCTGCAACACTAAAAgccaaaaaaaaacaaaattagaaaaagCACATGATGACTACCTTTAAAATAggatataaattaaattacacaCGAGAATCACCATCAAAGGATTTTTTTGtaataaactattaaaaaaaaatatcaaccaTGACTCTGATCTCTTTGAAACAATTGATTGTGGGGTTCATCACCGACAAAtatattccatttttttatatattataatgcaCTCTTGAGGCagataaaaacataatattttatacCACTTtctaactttatatttttaaaatgaaaatcagCACGTGCTTAGgtaatattattacttttattttatatttttttactcaatgttattttataaattttattattttttacacatCTTACTATTATATTATTCGGTTTATAGTTATTTTAGTAATGCGTTCCTGAAATGTTATGGAAAAAGCTAAAAACATTGTTTCATTTATCacaattttttgttaaattattttgcTGTAATGCCATTTTTAAAAATGCACACATGCATTTAATCagtaagaaaaacaataaaatagattaaatttaaaaacataagaaaaaatGTTAATGAATAAAATTGATGAAATGACTAAGGAATTAATCTATataatcatttatattataacatctttaaaaaaatactttaaactttataaattattacaaaaatatagATTATTATTAAAAGTCATTCTAAAACTAACATTTAAGATTACAACGGTATTTATGAAAACTTGTAAGCctcattagaaaaaaaaattgatgatgTACTCGGTGCCTACTAAGTTTGAATTTATTGAGTAAATTTTGATTAACTAAATgaatttatactattttttctgaacatattacaaaatagaatagatatgaaaaaaaaaatcacaagaataaaaaataaattaaaagaaagacaaaagatataagaataaatatttttttattatattaaaattagaacaaataatttgaatatatacaagttctacattcattttagaaaaaaaaaatcaataaatactaGCCAAGTGGAATTtgctaaattaaattaaatttattgagCAAATTTATGCATAATTTTCAAAAACCAACTTCAAACTTCAACCAATTTTATCTTTTGATCAAAATACATTTCTATTCAGCTTCAAAGGTTTAACTTTAAACGCTTATAGCATTATTTTCCCATTCATACCCATCCAACCAAATTTGACCATACAAAACTAATTGCTCAATTCTAAGCAAATTTTGTGCCTTTAACCATAAATAGTTTCCTCAACCAAGTCAAATATTCTCTGGAcaactaaaacaaaattcttACACTTACTAACTCAAATTGGTCAACATCAACTACTTATAATATTAATTCCAAGTTTTTATTAACATAATCAAAATTAATCATACCAAACTCAATAccttaaacaaaataataaattttcacAATTAACCTATGGAACCCAATTCcagatattataatataaactaaCATTCATCATAATCTAATACTGTTTTCAAGTCCTCAATACTAATTTTCATATCACatgtataattatttaatcacttcaacataaaaaaatcaaCTCAAAATATTTAATCAAAAATTTTAGAAAGATCGTGACTTTCATAAAATAAAGTCTAAATAGtcattttttctacttttaagTCTTTTAATTAAAACTTTACATTTCATCTCATTTtaattacttatatatttttacaaacTAACTTTGAGAGACAGTGTTATAACTATAGAAATAAGAAGTAGATctatacaattatatatattattaaatatttttattattatcgtATTATTATATCTTTATGATAAAAagatatcattttttatttattgtatttgaagtgattttttaatataaataaagcaCCAAGACTCTCTCATAAACATATCGTCcaattcaatatttttcttttattgagtttaacattataattacatatattttttattttccagtattttttagattttataacCCATTTTTATGaatgttataatttttaacatcttttaattaattaatattttatttcataaataattatcaaaagaattcaaaagtaataataaaaaatcataaatatatagttttaattaaaatttattgtgatataAACTTATTAAAATTTGATGACAAACATTAAATTGTTTACGAATCTCTGTTTGACTTGTCTTTCATAAAATCTCAAGTTATTCTCGCAAaggtttatataattttttcccAAATTATGCTTTCAAATGACCAATCGATCTTGAAATGATC
Proteins encoded in this region:
- the LOC137831651 gene encoding glutathione S-transferase F11-like, which codes for MMVVKVYGEARAACPQRVMVCLLEKGVEFQLVHIDLQQGQQKTPQFLLLQPFGQVPVVEDGDFRLFESRAIIRYYATKYADRGTELLGKTLEERALVEQWLEVEAHNFNNLCFSIMLQLVILPKMGKVGDLALAKKGEEDIGKVLDVYESRLSESTYLAGDHFSLADLSHLPGLGHLIEEAKLGHLVTQRKNVNAWWEKISSRPAWKKLKNMVH